In Mixophyes fleayi isolate aMixFle1 chromosome 4, aMixFle1.hap1, whole genome shotgun sequence, the following proteins share a genomic window:
- the TMEM150A gene encoding transmembrane protein 150A: MTGWIVLPISLTAFSIPGIWIVYAMAVVNHHVCPVENWTYNVTCSDDNTKQGEPKSCCTLEDVPLISKCGTYPPESCLFSLIGNVGAFMVVMICLLRYSQVIELSHSSWLNTVALISGCTNAAGLVMVGNFQVDYAKSLHYIGAGVAFPAGLLFVCLQCILTYHLAASALDYWVGHLRVSLTIVALTSLVLSGVFFIHESFLLQHLAAICEWIFVLDILVFYGTFAYEFGSVSSDTIMAALQSTAARNCKSPGSSSTSTHLNCNPERIAMI, translated from the exons ATGACTGGCTGGATTGTCCTACCCATCAGCCTGACCGCATTTTCCATCCCTGGGATATGGATAGT GTATGCAATGGCTGTGGTGAACCATCACGTGTGTCCTGTGGAGAACTg GACATACAACGTGACGTGCTCCGATGACAACACTAAGCAGGGGGAACCCAAATCTTGCTGCACCTTAGAGGATGTCCCCCTCATCAG TAAGTGTGGGACATACCCGCCTGAGAGCTGTCTCTTTAGTCTGATTGGAAATGTCGGCGCTTTTATGG TGGTGATGATCTGTTTGCTGAGATACAGTCAGGTCATCGAGCTCAGCCACAGTTCCTGGCTGAACACTGTTGCTCTAATCTCCGGCTGCACCAACGCGGCAGGTCTAGTGATGGTGGGAAACTTCCAG GTGGATTACGCAAAGTCTCTGCATTATATCGGAGCAGGAGTGGCTTTCCCAGCTGGGTTGCTGTTTGTGTGTCTGCAGTGCATCCTGACCTACCATCTGGCTGCTAGCGCTCTAGACTACTGGGTGGGACACCTGCGTGTAAGCCTGACCATTGTGGCCTTAACATCACTTGTCCTGA GTGGCGTCTTTTTTATCCATGAAAGCTTCCTCCTTCAGCACTTGGCTGCAATCTGCGAGTGGATCTTTGTCCTGGACATACTGGTCTTCTATGGGACCTTTGCCTATGAGTTTGGCTCTGTTTCCAGCGACACAATTATGGCCGCTCTGCAGAGCACTGCTGCCCGCAATTGCAAGTCACCAGGAAGCAGCAGCACGTCCACTCACCTCAACTGTAATCCTGAGCGGATTGCCATGATTTGA
- the RNF181 gene encoding E3 ubiquitin-protein ligase RNF181, which produces MASYFDEHNCEPTVPEEQYRQNALLELARSLLSGMDIDLGAMEYTDWDHRLPPPASKKVVENLPKVTVTAKQADAALKCPVCLLEFEEGETVRQLPCEHLFHSACILPWLGKTNSCPLCRDELPTDSPEYEEYKQDKARRQQREHRLEHLHGAMYT; this is translated from the exons ATGGCCTCGTACTTCGATGAACATAACTGTGAGCCCACGGTTCCTGAGGAGCAGTACCGGCAGAACGCCTTGTTAGAGCTTGCACG GAGTCTCCTCAGTGGGATGGATATTGATCTTGGAGCCATGGAATATACAGATTGGGACCACCGGCTCCCACCACCAGCATCCAAAAAAGTGGTTGAAAACTTGCCAAAGGTTACTGTGACAGCAAAGCAAGCAG ATGCTGCCCTTAAATGTCCAGTGTGTCTGTTGGAGTTTGAGGAGGGGGAAACAGTGCGGCAGTTACCATGTGAACACCTCTTCCACTCTGCCTGTATTCTGCCATGGCTTGGGAAG ACAAATTCCTGCCCTCTGTGCCGAGATGAGTTGCCCACAGACAGCCCAGAGTATGAGGAATACAAACAGGACAAG GCAAgaaggcagcagagagagcaCAGGCTGGAGCATCTACACGGAGCCATGTATACTTGA